From one Triticum urartu cultivar G1812 chromosome 3, Tu2.1, whole genome shotgun sequence genomic stretch:
- the LOC125548148 gene encoding GDSL esterase/lipase At5g45910-like, which produces MLTKAVVFILFLLSVSRCGTSWQSYDAIYNFGDSISDTGNLCTGGCPSWLTMGQPPYGTSYFGRPTGRCSDGRVVVDFLAQFFRLPLLPPSKSKTNGTDFRKGANMAIIGATAMNLDFFQSHGLGSSIWNNGPLDTQIQWFLQLMPSICGGAGDCRSHLSKSLFILGEFGGNDYNAAIFGGKSLDEVYTYVPHIINKVTSGVETLIGLGAVDVVVPGVLPIGCFPLYLTLYGSSNQSDYDGDGCLRRFNDLSGYHNRLLRQGIGRLRSKYAGVRLMYGDFYTQVAEMVRSPRSFGLDYGLTVCCGASGQGSYNYNNKARCGMSGSSACKDPQNYLNWDGIHLTEHAYRSIAYGWLTGPYCVPAILH; this is translated from the exons ATGTTGACCAAGGCAGTGGTGTTCATCCTCTTCCTCTTGAGCGTCTCCCGCTGCGGGACGTCGTGGCAGAGCTACGATGCGATATACAACTTCGGCGACTCCATCTCCGACACCGGCAACCTCTGCACGGGCGGCTGCCCGTCGTGGCTCACCATGGGCCAGCCGCCGTACGGGACCAGCTACTTCGGCCGCCCGACAGGACGCTGCTCCGACGGCCGCGTCGTCGTCGACTTCCTCG CTCAGTTCTTCCGTCTGCCACTTCTTCCGCCGTCCAAGTCCAAGACGAACGGCACCGACTTCAGGAAAGGCGCGAACATGGCCATCATCGGCGCCACCGCCATGAACCTGGACTTCTTCCAGTCTCACGGCCTGGGCAGCAGCATCTGGAACAACGGGCCTCTGGACACGCAAATCCAGTGGTTCCTGCAGCTCATGCCTTCCATctgcggcggcgccggcg ATTGCAGGAGCCACCTGAGCAAGTCCCTGTTCATCTTGGGCGAGTTCGGGGGCAACGACTACAACGCGGCGATCTTCGGCGGCAAGAGCCTGGACGAGGTCTACACCTACGTGCCACACATCATCAACAAGGTCACAAGCGGCGTAGAG ACGCTGATCGGGCTGGGCGCGGTGGACGTGGTGGTGCCGGGCGTGCTGCCGATCGGGTGCTTCCCGCTCTACCTGACCCTGTACGGGAGCTCCAACCAGAGCGACTACGATGGGGACGGCTGCCTCAGGCGCTTCAACGACCTGTCCGGCTACCACAACCGGCTGCTCAGGCAGGGGATCGGCAGGCTCCGGAGCAAGTACGCCGGCGTCAGGCTCATGTACGGCGACTTCTACACCCAGGTCGCCGAGATGGTCCGCTCTCCCCGGAGCTTCG GACTGGATTACGGCCTGACTGTTTGTTGCGGCGCGAGCGGCCAAGGGTCATACAACTACAATAATAAGGCGAGGTGTGGCATGTCCGGCTCAAGCGCCTGCAAGGACCCTCAGAACTATTTGAACTGGGACGGCATCCACTTGACTGAGCATGCCTACCGTTCGATCGCGTATGGGTGGCTCACAGGGCCCTACTGTGTGCCCGCTATTCTTCATTGA